GTGCGGTAAAGACACTGAAGTTCCCTTTGAACCGCGAGGGGATAAGCCGGTTTATTGCAGTGATTGCTACCGGAAAGTCAGACAAAGCGGGTAAGAAAGGTTTAACATCGAGTCACGTCCGGGTTGGGAAACTGACCCGGATGTGATACTAGAAAGCAGGAGCTCTATCATTGAAAGTATCAATACGTGAAGGTGAATCACAGGAAGCATTATTACGTCGCTTTCAGAGAATGATCCAGATGAGTGGTGTCCTGCGAGAAGCGAAGGCTCATCGTCATTTTGTATCCAAGCGTGACGCTATCCGTATTAAGGCTAAAAATAGCGCCAGAAGAAGGCATCGTCAGAGTTATTAGGTGGAGCAGGCAATAAAAATCAGTAAAAGAAGGGGGTAGACTATGAAAATCTATGTAGGCAATTTATCCTTTGACGTGACCGAAGAGGAGCTGCGGGGGGAATTCGCTGCTTTTGGAGAAGTGGAGTCTGTAGCCATTCCAACCGACAGATATAGCGGCAGACCCAGAGGATTCGCGTTTATTGAAATGCCTACAGTATCGGAAGGCCAGGCCGCAATTAATGGGCTCAACGGAAAAACACTAAAAGAACGGACACTTAATGTTAGCGCGGCTCGCCCTCGTACTGAGGATAGGGGCGGTGGTGGCTCGTACGGAGGCAGAAGGGGAGGTGGCTTTGGCGGAGGCGGAGGCGGAGGCGGAGGCGGAGGAAGATTTAGAAGGTATTGACCTGAAGTAACTCCTGTGCAGAATGAGGGGTGACAATGGTAGGCGTAACGAAAGCAGATTTGGCTGAGCTCAAAAGGATTTTGGATGAGCACACCGATAATGCTCAGGCAGGACTGCGTTTGACTACGGACCAATCTGGTACACTTGGTCTGACAATTGATGTGGAGACTGCTGAGGATCAGGTTTTAGAGCACGAAGGCTCCAAGCTATTGATTATTGAGCAAAATTTAACGGCGAGTCTTGAAGGAATCACAATAGACGTTGATGAGACTCCGGAAGGCAATAAACTGGTGATAACAAGCGAGCCTTCGAAGTAAATTTGTATTAGCGAGTCGCCCTCTTTTAACCCCAACCTTTAGCGGAATCAGCGAGGGGAGCAGAAATGCTCCCCTTATATTTTTCCCTTCCGCATTGGGAGCCATTACTGAATCGGAATTATAGCTTTGTGGTAAAATGTAGCTTGTGCCATAATAGAATACAATCACCGGAATGAGTGGGAAACAACAGTATCATGAATAATTCGGAAAAGCCGATTCTCGAAATAAGAGACGTGGTAAAAGCTTTCGGTGGAATCCGTGCCGTTAACCGCTGCTCCTTCAAGGTGCAGAAGGGAACTATCACCGGCCTCATAGGTCCCAACGGAGCGGGGAAAACGACCCTTTTTAATTTAATCACCGGTTTTCTGAAGTGCAACAGCGGCCAGATCTTATCCGGTGATAGGCGTATCGATGGTCTTCCTCCTCACGAAATATTTCGCCAGGGCATTGTCAGGACCTTCCAGATTCCCCGGGAACTGAAGCGCATGACGGTGCTGGAAAATCTAATGCTGGTACCTGCTGACCAGCTGGGGGAGCAATTGTGGAGTTCCTGGTTGCTGCCTTGGCGCGTTAAACGTCAGGAAAAAAGTATCGAGGAACGGGCCATGGAAGTCCTGCGATTTGTCAATCTTGTACACCTGAAAAATGAGTATGCTGGAAACCTGTCTTCCGGTCAGAAAAAGCTCCTCGAACTGGCGCGAACCCTGATGGCTGAACCTCAGTTGGTGTTGCTGGATGAGCCCGGGGCTGGAGTGAACCCTACCCTGATGAAGCAGTTGGCCGATGATATCCGTCGGTCGTGTTATGAACGAGGGCTGACATTTTTGCTCATAGAGCATGATATGGACCTGGTGATGAGCCTCTGTGACCCAATTATTGTGATGTGCAACGGGGAAAACATCATGGAAGGCCAGCCTCATGAAGTACAGAGGGACCAGCGCGTAATAGAAGCCTATCTGGGAGGTTCCGGTAATGAGCCTGCTGACGGTATCTAATATCGTAGCTGGATACGGCGAAACGGAGATACTTCACGGCGTATCCATTGCGATTGAAGAGGGCCATATTGTTACCATTATCGGCCCGAACGGTTCCGGAAAATCGACGCTGCTAAAGGCTATCTTCGGTCTGGTAAAACCCAAGGAGGGACAGGTCCTCTTTCAGGGGAAAGACATTACCGGACACGCACCGGAAACGGTCGTGCGCAGAGGCCTCTGCTATGTTCCCCAGTCCAGCAATATCTTCCCGTCTCTTTCAATCAACGAAAATCTGGAGATTGGTGCTTTCGTTCGAACCGATGACTTCCGCCCGCGTCTGGAAGAGATATACCTGCTCTTCCCTGACCTGGCAGGGAGGCGAAAAGACAGGGCAGGAACTCTATCCGGAGGCCAGAGGCAGATGCTGGCCCTGGCCAGAGCGCTCATGCTGGACCCTGCTTTACTGCTGCTGGATGAGCCGTCTGCCGGGCTTGCCCCGAACTTGGTCGGCTCTGTATTTGAAAAGATACTGGGCATCAATCGTGCCGGTGTGGCTATCCTGCTCGTGGAACAGAACGCTAGAGAGGCGCTGCAGCTATCAAGCTGGGGATACGTTCTGGCATCGGGGCAGAACCAGCTTGAGGACCGGGGCGAAAACCTTCTCAGTAATCCCGATGTTACACGTCTTTATCTCGGGGGCTAGACGTATGACGACTTCAAGTCCACAGACACAGCGATTAATACCGAAGTGGAGCGCTGGTTACTCCGTAATAGCGGGCTTTCTTATCCTGCTCGTCCTCGGTCTCTTTTCCATAGTAAAGATGGAATTGATGGTCAACGGGTTGTTTCTCGGCGCGATAATCGCCCTTGGCGCAATTGGTCTGTCACTCATATACGGGATTCTCAATTTCGCCCATCTGGCACAGGGAGACTTCATGACGCTGGGGGCTTATATTGCACTATTCCTGCTGGGGACACTTCTGCCCCGCCTGGGGCTGGAAGGTGCCGGACTGGGGCCATTCACTTTCGGCTACCCCGTTTTCATCGCTCTACCCCTCACCATTCTGGCCATGGCGGCTATCGCAGTTGGTCTGGACGTCACGATATACCGCCGTCTCAGGCGCCGGGGAGTTGGCATGGTGGTCCTGGCCATGACGTCCCTGGGCCTGGCCATCGGCCTGCGAGGCATAGTGCAGGTGATTTGGGGTGGAGATACTTACCAGTACCCTCGCCTGTCAAAGGACTTCTATCAACTGCCCATGGGAATTCGCATCCCGCCGGATAATATCTTTATCGGCGTACTGGCCATCGTTTTGGTAGTTGTTCTCTACTTATTCCTGACACGTACTAAAATCGGGAAAGCGATGAGAGCTACGTCAGATAACATGGACCTTGCCAGGGTAAGCGGCATAAATACCGAGAACATTATCAAGTGGACATGGGCATTGAGTGCCGGGCTGGCGGCTACTGCGGGCGTCCTCCTGGCTATATTTCAGGCACAGCTACTTCCCATTATGGGGTGGCGCATTCTTATTCTGCTATTTGCGTCCGTTATCCTGGGGGGTATTGGCAATCTTTACGGGGCGCTTGTCGGCGCTCTAATCATCGGGGTTGCCGCCGAAGTCTCAACGCAATGGCTTAGTCCCGCTTACAAGGTCGTAATAGTGTTTATCATCATGATAGCCACTCTCCTGATACGTCCCAAGGGAATTTTTGGGGTGAGAGACTGATGGATTTATCAGGCATAATAGGCTACATCACCGGGTTCGCCATAATGGCGGTAATCTATGCTATTTTCAGCCTGGGCCTCAATGTGCACTGGGGATATACCGGCTTATTCAACATCGGTATTGCCGGTTTCTTTGCCCTCGGGGCCTATACCTCCGCATTGCTCACAACAGCCTCACCGGACCCGCTGATGTTTGAAGATTACATTTTCGGGGGCGATTTGCCCGCGCGCCTGGGTTTCTGGAACCTCGGAATAGACCTCTGGTTTTTCGTAGCCTTAATGGGCGCAGCTTTAATATGCGGTATTGTGGCTCTGTTCATTGGATTTCTTACTCTGCGGCTCAGGGAAGATTATCTGGCCATAGCTACCCTCGGCATTGCTGAGAGCGTCCGGATTATCTTCTTAAATGAAAAGTGGCTTGCCAATGGCTCTAAAGGATTATATCGTATCCCCAAATTTCTGGGTGAGCTGGTTTCTCCTCAATATTACGATTACCTGTATCTGGGGGTGGTCGTAGCCATACTGATTGTTCTGTATATCGCGGTCAACAGGACTATTAAATCACCGTGGGGCAGGGTACTGAAGGCGATAAGAGAGGATGAATTGACCACCGAAGCAAGCGGAAAGAATGTCTTTAATTTCAAACTGCAGTCGTTTATCTTCGGTGCTGCCATAATGGGCATTGGCGGCGCTTTGTATGCCCATAACGTGAGGTTTGTAGACCCCGTTACCTTTGACCCGCTGCTGGCTACTTTCATCATATGGGCGATGCTCATGGTAGGAGGCAGCGGCAATAACAAGGGGGCCATACTTGGAGCTTTCGTCGTCTGGGGCATCTGGACAGGAACGCAGTTTTTACCAGGTTTCCTATCAGACCCCAACTTCCGCTATGTTATGATTGGCCTGTTAATCCTGGTCGTTATTCTATTAAGACCGGGAGGCATACTGGGTGAGGAGCGCGTAGTATCGCGACTCTCGGAAACGCAGCCAGGGGATGCCTCCCCGGAAATATAGCCGGGAAAAACACCCCCTGGACTGATTAGGGCTGCCTATGCGAAATTATGGGAGTTCGTATCTTCCGGTGGAAACGATTTTCCCGCCTGTGATCTTCCATATATCGATAGTGGAGATTACGTCTCCGTTATCGTCAAAGTCTTGCGAGCCACCTGCGCCCTCGTAGTTGATGTCCTTGCCGTCTCTGATAAGTTGCAGTGCTCTCGCGATTCCGTCAACACCAGGTCCCACGATTTCACCTGGCGGGTTCGCCACATCGCGAAGGGCGTCACGGATTGCCGCACTGTTGGTGGTGGTACCGGCTTTTTCAGCGGCCAGCGCAATCAGCACC
Above is a genomic segment from Chloroflexota bacterium containing:
- a CDS encoding RNA-binding protein; this encodes MKIYVGNLSFDVTEEELRGEFAAFGEVESVAIPTDRYSGRPRGFAFIEMPTVSEGQAAINGLNGKTLKERTLNVSAARPRTEDRGGGGSYGGRRGGGFGGGGGGGGGGGRFRRY
- a CDS encoding ABC transporter ATP-binding protein gives rise to the protein MLEIRDVVKAFGGIRAVNRCSFKVQKGTITGLIGPNGAGKTTLFNLITGFLKCNSGQILSGDRRIDGLPPHEIFRQGIVRTFQIPRELKRMTVLENLMLVPADQLGEQLWSSWLLPWRVKRQEKSIEERAMEVLRFVNLVHLKNEYAGNLSSGQKKLLELARTLMAEPQLVLLDEPGAGVNPTLMKQLADDIRRSCYERGLTFLLIEHDMDLVMSLCDPIIVMCNGENIMEGQPHEVQRDQRVIEAYLGGSGNEPADGI
- a CDS encoding branched-chain amino acid ABC transporter permease translates to MDLSGIIGYITGFAIMAVIYAIFSLGLNVHWGYTGLFNIGIAGFFALGAYTSALLTTASPDPLMFEDYIFGGDLPARLGFWNLGIDLWFFVALMGAALICGIVALFIGFLTLRLREDYLAIATLGIAESVRIIFLNEKWLANGSKGLYRIPKFLGELVSPQYYDYLYLGVVVAILIVLYIAVNRTIKSPWGRVLKAIREDELTTEASGKNVFNFKLQSFIFGAAIMGIGGALYAHNVRFVDPVTFDPLLATFIIWAMLMVGGSGNNKGAILGAFVVWGIWTGTQFLPGFLSDPNFRYVMIGLLILVVILLRPGGILGEERVVSRLSETQPGDASPEI
- the rpsU gene encoding 30S ribosomal protein S21, giving the protein MKVSIREGESQEALLRRFQRMIQMSGVLREAKAHRHFVSKRDAIRIKAKNSARRRHRQSY
- a CDS encoding ABC transporter ATP-binding protein; translated protein: MSLLTVSNIVAGYGETEILHGVSIAIEEGHIVTIIGPNGSGKSTLLKAIFGLVKPKEGQVLFQGKDITGHAPETVVRRGLCYVPQSSNIFPSLSINENLEIGAFVRTDDFRPRLEEIYLLFPDLAGRRKDRAGTLSGGQRQMLALARALMLDPALLLLDEPSAGLAPNLVGSVFEKILGINRAGVAILLVEQNAREALQLSSWGYVLASGQNQLEDRGENLLSNPDVTRLYLGG
- a CDS encoding branched-chain amino acid ABC transporter permease, whose translation is MELMVNGLFLGAIIALGAIGLSLIYGILNFAHLAQGDFMTLGAYIALFLLGTLLPRLGLEGAGLGPFTFGYPVFIALPLTILAMAAIAVGLDVTIYRRLRRRGVGMVVLAMTSLGLAIGLRGIVQVIWGGDTYQYPRLSKDFYQLPMGIRIPPDNIFIGVLAIVLVVVLYLFLTRTKIGKAMRATSDNMDLARVSGINTENIIKWTWALSAGLAATAGVLLAIFQAQLLPIMGWRILILLFASVILGGIGNLYGALVGALIIGVAAEVSTQWLSPAYKVVIVFIIMIATLLIRPKGIFGVRD